In one window of Desulforhabdus amnigena DNA:
- the drmA gene encoding DISARM system helicase DrmA, which yields MTKTETTKRVPAMGEIGAWLVRGCPDVRFDNLKITVDHVSADLQGIREGDGLLLVEEKSGSLDVAFFARIYRVRRGLDETALLLDGLLPVEPPRPSRDFGIQPPTVAVSRLEWPTFESALKTACGIEFPALPVFEGKTAQERAYIRDLLQWAVEDDLLGPADGPVEEIIGMSVRDRYLVGKLAPPDTRVSDDQVEDLPDAAIADPEGDDREAEASTSNSLVPSSLGFTFCVDGSAKAVEVRASWGRYERTESERTTEDGKPIRCWKRIPSGGTAIVSLEHRIVDPIVVDSACPDVVVQGTVGDPLPNGDRLVTLFLVNCQTKPDENQDQAWVFQPELIVRDPEGQSIFRKRPLLSGIGSDEERESLEMIYRRRVEFAVGHGVSVHATPSADDPERAVEVRTRVLPRYEVSVTETPGTAADDRPVMKRLASDGSLDMSRLAEMERADLVAVLDALADDYAAWIGELRERTKIDVQGYASSATAAIDRCESILERLREGIEVLKSDDAALEAFRFANRSMASQRVHSVYSLRVRRGETVDLASVDIPENRSWRPFQLAFILLSVPALANPVHRDRTEPVEAFADLLWFPTGGGKTEAYLGVAAFTMAIRRLQGNIGGLDGGRGLAVIMRYTLRLLTIQQFQRATTLMCAMEVLRRVDTAKWGATPFTIGLWVGQRVTPNTTQESHEAIERERDGKYGTGSTPAQFTFCPWCGSEIVPGRDVKVVRDIGRTFIFCGDKYGTCEFGKVKSPDLGLPALVVDEELYRHPPSMLIATVDKFATMAWRGQVRTLFGRADTECPRHGLLWPGADCSGTHRKKGSLPATTPRPTLPIRPPDLIIQDEFHLIGGPLGTMVGLYETAVDELCSWTFEGKKVRPKIVASTATVRKADEQVNNVFLRRVAVFPPHGIDVEDNFFSVQRSIDRNPGRRYMGICSPGSSRPAVLIRVYVALLTAAQSLFERFGQAADPYMTLVGYFNSLRELGGMRRLAEDDVQTRSYRVQMSDVSRPGLSQRSIRNVDELTSRVSNKEIPRKLDQLEVKFKAAWAKGETRAIDIVLATNMLSVGVDVNRLGLMVVNGQPKNTAEYIQATSRVGRVFPGLVCTVLTWSRPRDLSHYETFEHYHATFYKHVEAQSVTPFAPRALDRGLTGTMVSVMRLVNDPLNPNLGAQTLDNSGRPEASTVRTVVSDRAWKVKDKAARSLADTMVADRIDRWVKEAIKAGRRLGYETERGQGDVAALLKKPGATAWDEFTVPFSMREVEPGVRLVMDVARLSDPPQWRARARDTESDGGEA from the coding sequence ATGACGAAGACCGAGACGACGAAGCGAGTTCCGGCCATGGGGGAGATCGGGGCATGGCTCGTACGTGGATGTCCGGATGTCCGCTTCGACAATTTGAAAATCACCGTCGATCATGTTTCTGCCGACCTCCAAGGCATCCGCGAAGGCGACGGCCTTCTGCTCGTCGAAGAAAAATCCGGATCGCTCGATGTCGCATTCTTTGCTCGTATATACCGCGTGCGGCGTGGCCTCGACGAAACCGCGTTATTACTAGACGGGCTGCTTCCGGTGGAACCTCCCCGACCTTCGAGAGATTTCGGTATCCAGCCGCCGACCGTGGCTGTCTCCCGCCTGGAATGGCCGACTTTCGAATCCGCCCTGAAGACGGCCTGTGGCATCGAATTCCCGGCACTTCCCGTTTTCGAAGGGAAGACGGCACAGGAACGGGCCTATATCCGGGATCTCCTGCAATGGGCGGTCGAAGACGACCTGCTCGGACCCGCCGACGGACCTGTCGAGGAAATCATAGGGATGAGTGTGCGGGACCGGTACCTGGTCGGCAAGCTCGCTCCGCCGGACACCCGAGTTTCCGACGACCAGGTGGAAGACCTGCCGGACGCGGCGATCGCCGACCCGGAAGGCGACGACAGAGAGGCCGAGGCGTCGACCAGCAATTCGTTGGTGCCCTCGTCTTTGGGTTTCACCTTCTGCGTCGACGGATCGGCGAAGGCCGTCGAGGTTCGCGCGAGTTGGGGAAGGTACGAACGTACGGAGAGCGAGCGGACGACCGAAGACGGAAAACCGATCCGTTGCTGGAAACGGATACCTTCCGGTGGTACCGCCATCGTTTCGTTGGAACACAGGATCGTCGATCCCATCGTCGTGGACAGCGCCTGCCCCGACGTGGTCGTTCAGGGAACCGTCGGCGATCCGCTGCCGAACGGCGACCGTCTGGTGACCCTCTTCCTGGTGAACTGCCAGACCAAGCCCGACGAAAATCAAGATCAGGCGTGGGTTTTCCAGCCCGAACTGATCGTCAGGGACCCGGAAGGACAATCCATCTTCAGAAAGAGACCTTTGCTATCCGGCATCGGATCGGACGAAGAACGCGAATCGCTGGAGATGATTTACCGGCGGCGGGTCGAGTTCGCCGTCGGACACGGAGTTTCCGTCCACGCCACACCGTCGGCCGACGATCCGGAACGCGCAGTGGAGGTCAGGACCCGCGTATTGCCCCGGTACGAGGTTTCGGTCACAGAGACACCCGGAACCGCTGCGGACGACAGGCCCGTCATGAAACGTCTCGCCTCCGACGGCTCTCTCGACATGTCACGTCTCGCGGAAATGGAACGTGCCGATCTCGTCGCCGTCCTTGATGCTCTGGCGGACGACTACGCCGCATGGATCGGAGAGCTAAGGGAGAGAACGAAAATCGACGTACAGGGGTACGCTTCTTCTGCGACGGCCGCCATCGACAGATGCGAATCCATTCTCGAAAGACTTCGAGAGGGGATCGAGGTTCTGAAATCGGATGACGCGGCGCTCGAAGCGTTCCGCTTCGCCAACCGTTCGATGGCGTCGCAACGTGTCCACAGCGTCTATTCGCTCAGGGTGCGGCGGGGGGAAACCGTCGATCTCGCGAGCGTCGACATTCCCGAGAACCGCTCGTGGAGACCGTTTCAGTTGGCCTTCATCCTGCTGTCCGTTCCCGCCCTGGCGAATCCCGTGCACCGCGACCGGACGGAACCGGTGGAAGCCTTCGCCGATCTTCTGTGGTTCCCGACCGGCGGCGGGAAGACCGAGGCCTACCTCGGCGTGGCCGCTTTCACCATGGCCATACGCAGATTGCAGGGAAACATCGGCGGACTCGACGGAGGCCGGGGATTGGCGGTGATCATGCGCTACACTCTGCGATTGCTCACCATCCAGCAGTTCCAAAGGGCCACCACTTTGATGTGCGCTATGGAGGTGCTGCGACGTGTGGACACCGCCAAGTGGGGTGCCACGCCTTTCACGATCGGGCTATGGGTCGGACAGCGCGTGACACCCAACACTACCCAGGAAAGCCACGAAGCCATCGAGCGGGAAAGGGACGGAAAGTACGGAACCGGTTCCACGCCGGCGCAATTCACCTTCTGTCCTTGGTGCGGCTCCGAGATCGTACCTGGGCGAGACGTCAAAGTGGTCCGTGACATCGGCCGGACCTTCATCTTCTGCGGTGACAAATACGGAACCTGCGAATTCGGGAAGGTCAAGTCGCCGGACCTCGGTCTGCCGGCACTCGTGGTGGACGAAGAGTTATACCGCCATCCACCCTCCATGCTGATCGCGACTGTCGACAAGTTCGCCACGATGGCTTGGCGAGGTCAGGTGCGAACGCTGTTCGGTAGAGCCGACACGGAATGTCCGCGTCACGGGCTTCTGTGGCCCGGAGCCGATTGCAGCGGCACTCATCGGAAAAAGGGGTCTCTCCCGGCGACCACACCACGACCGACGTTGCCGATCCGTCCGCCGGACTTGATCATCCAGGACGAGTTCCACCTCATCGGCGGTCCATTGGGCACCATGGTCGGTCTTTACGAAACGGCCGTGGACGAACTCTGTTCGTGGACGTTCGAAGGCAAGAAGGTCCGACCGAAAATCGTCGCGTCGACCGCGACCGTTCGGAAGGCAGACGAACAGGTCAACAACGTCTTCCTCCGCCGCGTGGCGGTCTTTCCTCCTCATGGTATCGACGTGGAGGACAATTTCTTTTCCGTCCAGCGATCGATTGATCGGAACCCCGGACGCCGGTACATGGGCATCTGTTCGCCCGGTAGCTCGCGTCCCGCCGTCCTCATCCGGGTATACGTGGCCTTGCTCACGGCCGCTCAATCCCTGTTCGAGCGATTCGGGCAGGCGGCCGATCCGTACATGACCCTGGTGGGCTATTTCAATTCGCTACGCGAACTGGGCGGAATGCGTCGGCTCGCGGAAGACGACGTCCAGACCCGTTCCTATCGTGTCCAGATGAGCGACGTGTCTCGACCGGGGCTGAGCCAGCGCTCCATTCGAAACGTCGACGAACTCACCTCTCGAGTTTCGAACAAGGAGATACCGAGAAAGCTCGACCAATTGGAGGTCAAGTTCAAGGCGGCCTGGGCCAAAGGCGAAACTCGCGCCATCGACATCGTCCTCGCCACGAACATGCTATCCGTCGGGGTGGACGTAAATCGGCTCGGGCTGATGGTCGTCAACGGGCAGCCCAAAAACACGGCGGAATACATCCAGGCCACCAGCCGTGTCGGCCGTGTCTTTCCTGGTCTGGTCTGCACGGTACTGACTTGGTCCCGTCCGCGTGACCTGTCGCACTACGAGACCTTCGAACACTACCACGCGACTTTCTACAAACACGTGGAAGCGCAATCCGTCACGCCTTTCGCACCCCGGGCGCTGGACAGGGGTTTGACGGGCACGATGGTGAGCGTCATGCGCCTCGTGAACGATCCCTTGAATCCGAATCTCGGCGCCCAGACCCTGGACAACTCGGGGAGACCGGAGGCCTCCACCGTGAGAACCGTGGTTTCCGATCGTGCCTGGAAAGTGAAGGACAAGGCGGCACGGTCGCTTGCCGACACGATGGTGGCGGATCGCATCGATAGATGGGTGAAGGAAGCGATCAAGGCAGGACGAAGACTGGGTTACGAGACCGAGCGCGGTCAGGGGGACGTCGCCGCACTCCTGAAAAAGCCCGGTGCGACGGCCTGGGACGAATTCACCGTGCCGTTTTCGATGAGGGAGGTCGAACCCGGTGTCCGGCTCGTCATGGACGTGGCCAGACTCTCCGACCCTCCACAATGGCGCGCCAGGGCGAGAGACACGGAAAGCGACGGAGGTGAGGCATGA